In the genome of Desulfobulbaceae bacterium DB1, the window CCGCTCGGGCAGCCGTCGGCCAGCCGGGCGCCGAAAATGGCGATGGCGCCGCCGACAAAGGCGAAAAGGGCGCGTTTCCCTTGAGAGTTGCCGAAACGACTGACCCACATGTCCGGCGGGTTCTGGATGCGGAAGCTGTTGGAGGTGATTGCCGAGAAAAAGGCGCCGATCATGATGCCGGCGACGAACATCCACTGCCAGTCGATTTTCGGGGAGACCTTCTGGAAATAGTCGAGTGCGGCGACATGTTCCGGAGCAAAGATTTGTTCAACCATGGCGGCGGAACGGGCAAAGGTTGTTGAAGCACCCAGAAATTTGCCGGTGATCAGGACAGAAAGCACGCCGAGCATGCCGGTGAGCGCGCCGCCCAGATAGGGGTTCCATGCCTTTCCTTCCTTCATTTTTTCCTCCTTGTGTTGTTATTGGTTCAATGGTAAGGAAATTTATATTTTATTACAAAAAAATGATTATTACAGGTATGTTATATGCCATTTTAAGCATCGGAGCAGGGGGAGGCAAGGACTAATTGCGGAATGTGCTGATTTGCCGCGGAACCGGCATGGCCGATCCCGGCAAGCCACCCCCAATCCTGTGCGAACATCCGTGCTCCGGCAGGGATGTTCGCACAACCGTCTTTTGCGGATTGAGACAAGGAGGGTGCCATGAGTCCCCATTTCGGCATGATGGATGAAACAAAAATGAGCAGGGAGGATGCGCTGCTGCTGCGCACCAAGCTGCACTTGCGTTGCGGGGTGCGGCGGATGCGCGAAAACAAGGCGTCCTCGGGGCTTGCCACCCTGTACGATGCGCTGCTTTCCGCCATGCGCTGGTATATTCTCGTTAATCTGCGCCATGAGGTCGGCGCGGAGGATGAAAAAATTGAAAATGAACGGTATGTTTTTTCCCTGCTGCGTCGACACGGCATGCTTGACGGGTCGCTTGATTTGCAGCTGCTGGAGGAGGTTGTCGACAAGGCGTTGATGGAGGAGGATGTGAGTCGCGATCAGGAGAGAATCCTTGCGCAGCTGCAGGCTTTCCTTTATCGCCTGGGCGTGCTGCCCTTTGATGAGTCGGAGCTCCCCGACGAGGATCCGTCCACCTTCTAGGGGGTATGCGGATATCATGAAAAAAAAGAGCCGGGAACTGCCGGGAGAACTTTATCGTCCCGGCGTGCATGACGCGACATCTCCCGCCGACGCGGATGTGAATGATCTCTACCGTTTTGTCTTTGACAACATGAAAAGCGGTGCTGTTGTCTATCGTGCCTTGGAGAACGGGAAAGATTTCGTCATCGTCGACTTGAATCGGGCCGCGCAAAACATGGAAGGAGTGGCGCGGCATGAAGTGATGGGCAAGCGGGTCACCGAGGTTTTTCCCGGGGTCCGCGAGTTCGGTCTCCTGAATGTCTTGCGTCGGGTCTGGCGTACCGGCACGGAGGAGCATCATCCGGTTTCCCTCTACCGGGACAGCCGCATTGCGGGATGGCGCGATAACTGTGTTTACCGCCTCGCTTCCGGTGAAATCGTCACTGTCTACGAGGATGTCGGCGGACGGAAGATGATTGAGGATGAGTTGCGGAAAAAAAAGGAGCTGCTTGATACGATTGTCAATACCATTCCGGATATCATCTGTTTGAAAGACGGAGAGGGGAGATGGCTGCTGGCCAATCAGTATGATCTGGATTTGTTTGCGCTCACCGGCGTCGACTATGTCGGAAAAACCGATGCCGAGCTGGCCCCTTACAGCCGTTTTTACCGTGACGCCTTTCTTGCCTGCATGGATACCGACAACCAGGCCTGGGCGCGGAAAACCCCGTCGCGGGGTGAAGAGCTCATTCCACGTCCGGATGGGCAGGAAAAGGTCTTTGATATTGTCAAGATCCCCCTTTTTAACCCGGACGGCAGCCGGCATGCCCTTGTTGTCGCGGGCAGGGACATTACCGAACGGATTGCCATGCAGGAGTCGTTGCGGAAGAGTGAAGAGTTTCTGCGCATGCTGATTGAGACAACCTCCGAGGGCTATATCCGCATTTCATCGCGCCAGGTGATCATCGAGGTCAATAAGTCTTTGTGTGACATGCTCGGCTTTGCCCGGGAGGAGCTGATTGGCGGCAGTGCGCCGGCCATTGTCGACGAGGCGCACAGGGCCAGGTTCGCCGGATTGCTGACCGAACCGTCGACAACGCACAAGAATTATTCCATTGTCCTGCGGAAAAAAGACGGGGAAAAGGTTTTTACCCTGTGCAGCCCGACCGTGCTTCCGGTTCAAAATGGAGATTCCCCTGGGGCTTTTGCCTTTTTTACCGATATCACCGAGCGAAAAAATGCCGAGATGCGCAACAGGGAAAATGAAAAGCGCTTTCGTCTCCTGTTTCATAATCTCCCCTTTCCCTATCAATCCCTGGATGAAAACGGCATCCTGATCGATGTCAATCGCAAGTGGCTTCGCTCTCTCGGCTATTGCCGGGCGGAAGTGCTGGGAAGGCCGTTTAAGGATTTTCTTGCGTCACCCTTCCGGTCTCATTTCGAGCACAGCTTCGCCATGTTGAAAAAAGAAGGCGTTGCCCGGGATGTGGAGTTCGCCATGGTCAAACAGGACGGATCAACCTTTCTTGTTTCCTTTGACGGTCGTGTTTTGCGGCGGCAGGATGGCGGCATTGAAAAGACTTTTTGTGTTTTTCGCGATATCACCGTGCAGAGAAAGCTTGAGGAGATGCTGGTTTCTTCCCATCATGTCCTGGAGCAGGAGGTGCGGAAGAGAACGGAGGAGTTGCGGCGAAAAGGACACGAGCAGGAGAAGACATTGTTGATCCTGAAGCAGAAGTCGCAAGAGCTGCAGGAAGCAAATACCGCGCTGAAGGTTTTGCTGGAGCAGAGCAGCAGGGCACAGCAAAGCAGCGAGGAAAAGATCGCCGCCAATATAAAAGACCTTGTGACGCCCTATCTCGACGAACTGGAATTACAGTTGTCCGACCGGCGGGCCGCTGTTTATGTTGATATTCTCCGACAGAATATCGCCACAATCACCTCTTCCTTTCTCCGGACCGTTGCCTCGAAAACAGTCGGCCTGACCCCCCGCGAACTGCAGGTTGCCGACCTGATCCGCCAAGGGCGAAGCAACAAGGAGATCGGTGAACTGCTGCGACTGTCTGCGGGAACAGTGGGGGTCTACCGCAACAACATCAGGGAAAAGCTTGGCATCAAGTCCAAGAAGATCAATCTGCGTTCCTTTCTTCTCAGTCATGAATGATGCCGTCGACGCGGCGGGAGATTTTTCCCGGCCGCGTCGTTTTCCGACCTCGGCGGCTTGCCTTTTTTTCTTTTCTTCCAGGGTGTTGCGTGTCCTGTTTCTGCTTTCTCCTTTCTCTCTTTTTTCGCGAGTTTTTCAAAATAAAGTATATTTCTGCTATATGTTTTTTATGTCTTTTTGCTATGTTGACACAAAGTGATAATTGTTGTTAACTGCCCGGCGTGACGGGCTGCCGCCGAAGGCAAGCCTTGCGACGCGGCTATCGCGTTTCGGTTTTTGATGAGATGAAGTGCTGTTGTGGACAGGCGTGGAAGAATGAGTGAGAAGAGTAAGGCGATAAGTATTGTTTTTCTGGTTATCAGTGTTTTGTCATTGTTTTTCATAGTTCTCGGTATTCGGTTTCATAACCGGACAATTGATGAATTTATCGAAAAAGAAAAAAAAGAAATCGATACCCTCATAGCAAGCCAGCATGATTACGGGCTTGGTCCGTATGAACATCGGATATCAAATTTGCTGCAGACGAGTGAAAATATCGTGGGCAGCTTCGCCGCCCGGGACCGGGAGGCTCTCCGCGCCACGGCCCTGCCGAAATTTGCCGCCTTGAAACGGGAGAATGCCGCCTTCAGGATAATGCATTTTATTCTGCCGGACGGCTCGAGTTTCCTGCGCCTGCATGATCCTCTCCACTTTGGTGATGACCTGCGGCACAAGCGGCCGATGATCGATGCCGCCTGCTCCTCTTCCGTCAAGCTGACGGGCTATGAAACCGATGAATACGGCACCGCCTATCGTATCGTTTGTCCGGTGCTGTCCGGCGGCGCCTGTGTGGGATTTCTGGAGTTCGGCATAGATATCTGCGGCATCACGCAAGCCCTTGAACGAAAGACCGGCTCGGCCATTGCCGCTTTTCTTTTGCCCGGCGGGGAAGGAGAGGCAGAGCGTTGCTCGACCCATTCCTGTTCACTGGCCGACGGGAAAGTGATCATCAGCAACCCGCAGCTGTTTGCCGGCTTTCCGCCTGATTTCGATTTCAGTCAGGACGGTCGCGAAATCGACGTCGGCGATAAAGATTACATTGTGCACTCCCATGCCGATTTTGTCGATTTTTCCGGCCGGATCATCGGCGGGGTGATCGCGCTCCAGGACATCACGAGCGGGGTGAGGCAAAAAAAGCTCTTTATCGTCAAGGCGGTGGTGGTCAGCGTGATGCTCCTCAGTCTGGCCCTCGCCGTGCTCTATGCGTCCTTCGGTTCCTTGCTTGACAAGCTGCATCAGTCCCGGCAGGAGCTGGGCGGTATGGTGCGCAAGTTGTCGGATGAGATTGCCGCCCGTGACAAGGTGCAGGAAAAGCTTGAAAACGCCCAAAGAAGCTGGGTGAAAACATTTGATGCGATTTCCGATATCGTCACCCTGCAGGATGAGGGGATGAGGATTCTCCACATCAACCGGGCCGGCTGCGACCAGTTCGGCGCTCCTGCCGCGGAGCTGCGCGGCAAGCTCTGTTACGAGCTGTTCTGCAACGGGGATGTCCCCTGCGAGGGGTGCCCAATCCGCTATGCCTGGCAAAATCACCTGCCCTATACGGCGGAAATAAGGCACGCCAGTCTGAAAAAAATCTTTCTCGTGTCTGCCACGCCCATCGCCGGCGAAACCGGGGGGATCGAAGGGGTTGTGCACTTTGCCAAGGATATCACTGCCTTTAAGGAAATGGAAAATCAGCTCTTTCAGGCGCAGAAGATGGAATCCATCGGCAGGCTCGCCGGCGGCGTGGCCCATGATTTCAATAATATTCTGAGCGCCGTCATCGGCAATGCCCAACTCAGCCTGTTGAAGATGCGCGAGGGCGGGGAGGTGACGGAGGAGATCAATATCATTATCAAGGCGGGCGGCAAGGCGGCGCGGCTTGTCAAGCAGTTGCTGGCATTCAGCCGCAAGCAGGTCAACAAGCCGGTTTTGCTGGATTTGAACAAGGAGCTGCGCGATACCTGGGAAATGCTGCGGCGGCTGGTGGGCGAAAGCATAGAAAGCACTTTTCTGCCGGGGACAAATCTCTGGCCGGTGCTGGCCGATCCGACCCAGATCGAGCAGGTGATCGTCAATCTTGCCGTCAATGCCAGGGATGCCATGCCGGCCGGCGGCAGATTGACCATGGAGACGGCAAATTACATTGCCGGTGAGGCGGGATCAGATGGTGAAAGCTTCCTGAAGCCCGGCCTGTATGTCCGGCTTTCCGTTTCCGACACCGGCATGGGCATGAGCGACGAGGTGAAAACGCACATTTTCGAGCCGTTTTTCACGACCAAGGAGCAGGCCCAGGGCACGGGACTCGGACTGGCAACGGTTTACGGCATTGTCACGCAGAACCATGGAGATGTTTTTGTCCAAAGTGCGCCGGGGGAGGGAACACGGTTTGACATTTTTTTTCCTCGGGCAGTGGCGCCTTTCGCCGGGGAGTATGAGGAAAGCCGCGACGACTGGCAGGAGATCGGTTTTTTATCCGGCGGCAAGGAAACGATCCTGCTGGTCGAGGATGACGTGCTGGTGCGGCGGATGAGCGAAGAATCGCTTCAGCGGTTTGGTTATACGGTTCTGGCCGCAAAAGACGGCGAAGAGGCCTTGGCGTTCTGTGCCGGTCGGCGCGGGAATATAGATCTGCTGCTGACTGATATTGTTCTGCCCGGCATCAACGGAATTGTCCTGGCCGACAAAATCGTCGCGATGTGCCCGGATATCAAGGTTTTGTATATGTCCGGGCACATCGATAACAGTGTTGTCAAGCAGTGTGCGGCGACAGCCACGAAGAATTTTATGCAGAAGCCGGTTTCCCCGGCTGTCCTGGCGCATTCCGTGCGCCACGTGCTCGGCTGAACATGCCCCGGCCGGTCCGAGCCGGCGGTGATTCCTGCCGGCGCACCATTTCATTGCCGTGCTCCGCGCAGGAAAAATTGCCGGACGGTGTTCTTTTTTGAAGGAGAAAAGAAAATGACCTTGCGATTGCGCGATATTGCCATGGGTAAAAAGCTGTTGCTGCTCTTTTTGCTCATGGGTATTACCCCTCTTCTTGTCTCGGCGGGCTGGTCCAGCCGGCAGGTGACCCGGGCGCTGATGGAGAAATCGTTCGATCAGCTGGCAACGGTGCGGGGTATTAAAAAAGATCAGGTGGAAAAGTTTTTTGCCGGGTGCATGCGTGACGTCGAGATTCTTTCCAAGAGCAGTGACGTGCATTTGATGTACCAGGAGCTCGTGCGCTATCATGTTGAAACCAATGTCCAGCCGGATGGCCCGTATGATGTGTCGACGGCTGCATACAAAAAAATATGGGCGGAAAAGAGCGGCGACCTGGCCAATTACATGAAGAGGTACGGCTATTATGATATTTTCATCATCTGCGCCAAGCACGGTCATGTCATGTACAGCGCGGCGCAGGAAGCCGATCTCGGAACCAATCTGGTGCACGGGCCGTATCGGGAAAGCGGGCTGGCCCGCTTGTGGCGGCGGGTTGTGGAAAACAAAGCGCCTGCCTTTGTCGATTTTTCCGCATACGCCCCCAGCAAGGGCGACCCCGCCGCCTTTATCGGGCATCCGGTGTTCAATGCGGCCGGTGACCTGGTGGCGGTGGCGGCATTGCAGCTTTCACCGGCAACGATCAATGCCATCATGAACCAGCGTGACGGGATGGGAGACAGCGGCGAGGCATATCTCGTCGGTCCGGACAAACTGATGCGCTCCGATTCCTTCCTTGATCCTGAAAATCATTCAGTCAAGGCGTCATTCTCCGACACCACCGGCAAGGGAAAAGTGGACACGGAGGCGAGCCGTTCGGCCCTGGAGGGGAAATCGGGAAGCGCACTCATCGTCGATTATGAAGGCCATGACGTCCTGTCTTCTTATGCCGCGGTGCAGATCGTCGACACGCGCTGGGCGCTGATCGCGGAGATAGAAAAAAGGGAGGTCAGGCAGCCGGTCCGCATGCTGTTGCGCTCCATTTTCGGCGTGATTGTCGCGGCCGGCGTCATCCTGGGTATTGTTTCATTGGTGGTTGCCCGGCAGATCGCCGGCCCCCTTGCCCGGGCCATGGAGTTTGCCGGTTCGGTCGCCAAAGGCGATCTGTCCGGGGAAATCCATCTTCAGCAGCAGGATGAAGCAGGACAACTGGCCCGCGCCCTTAATGTCATGGTCGGCAATCTCCGCGGGATAATGACCACTATCGGCGACAACAGCAGTCGGGTCGCCCTGGCCTCGGATGAGCTGTCGGTTTTGTCCCGGCAAATGGCTTCGGGCGCGGAAGAGTTGTCATCGCGGTCCGAGGGAGCGGCAACGGTCACGGACCAGATCAGCGGCAATATGAAAAACCTGTCCGTCGTTGCCCACGGCATGAACGGCAAGTCGGCGGCCATTTCCGCCTCGGCGAAAGAAATAGCGGAAAATATCACCACCGTTGCCGCCGCCGTCGAGGAATTGACCGCCTCCATCAGCGAAGTTTCGCATAACTGCCAGCGGGCTGCCGAGCTGTCGGGAAGGGCGAATGAACTGGGCATGCTGTCCAGTGAAAAAATAGGGCGGCTTGACCGGTCGGCGGCAGATATCGGCAATGTCATCAATATCATTACCGAGATTGCCGAACAGACAAAGCTTCTTGCCCTGAATGCCACCATCGAGGCAGCCAGGGCCGGAGAGGCCGGCAAGGGATTTGCCGTGGTGGCCGGCGAGGTGAAAGAGCTGGCCCGGCAAACCGCGGATGCGACAAGCGATATTTCCCGGCAGATAGGAGAAATGCAGTTCCAGACGGGAACGGTGGTGAAAAATATCGGTGAAATGGCGGAGATGAACCGGGATATCAATGAAATCAACATCACCATTGCCGCGGCGATTGAAGAACAGTCCGCCACTACCGGGGAAATTGCCAGGGCGGTGGCAACGAGCGCGGAAGGCGCTTCGACCGTCTCCCGGACCATCAGGGATCTGTCCGTCAGCATCGAGCAGGAGGTTGGTCGAAATGTTGATGAAACGAGCATGGGGGTGGGCGAGGTGGCTTCCGCCATTCGCGGCGTCAGTAACGTTTCCCGGGATACCGCCTTGGCGGCCGCGGCGATTCGGAAAGCCGCGGAGCAGCTGGCGGAGCTTGCGGCCGGCCTGCAGGAGCAGATGAGCAGGTTTCAATTAAAGTAAGCGGCGGCGGGGTTGCGGGCGCGACTTTTTTCCGGAGGCGACAAGAGAAACGATGGCACCCGAAAAAAAAGAGCTGCGGATTTTCCGCAGCTCAGGAGAAGAAACCGGCGTGATCAGGCGGTTGCTTTAATCACAGAACCCCTGACCGGGACCGGCATGTTTGGTGTTCCAGTGACAGGCGCAGCAATCAAGGGTGCCGTCCTCAAGGATTATTGTCTCCGGGACATTGACGTAATCGGGGACCGGAACAAACTGGTATTTGGCCCAGTCGCTGTGGCCACTGGCGATACCGATACCGATAAGTAACAGAGCTCCTCCGGCAAGCAGTGCGGCAACGTTCTTCATACTTCTTCCTCCTTTTGTCATTTTAAAATCGGAAAAAGCATAATTCCCCCATAATTCCCTCCAAATTATGCGGCAACTGAAATGCCCTCTAACCCTAATGAAATTGGTGGTGATCTTCAATGATTATTTCCAGTTTTTCAGTCTGCCGGCAAAAAAAATACATTGGGCAAGGATTTTTTGGTAGGGTAGGATTTATCCGGGGGCGTGATTGGTGCCATCGTGCCTTCGTGGTGGATGACGGGACAAAAAATCGGCCACGCCGTTTCGTTTTCGCTCCTCTGGAAGGCGAATTTTGGGCAAAAAAAATGGGAGGCGGCTTGTGCTCACATGGTAAAGAAGCTTGGATTTATTATTGTTACCCATGGCGACATCGGCAATGCCCTTCTTGAGGTTGCCCGTTATATTCTCGGTCGCCCGCTTGACAACTTCACCGCCGTGAAGGTGCCTTTTATGAGCGAACTGAAAGGGCGTCCGGAAGCGGATGTCTCCGCCCCCTTTGCCGCCCGTGAGCAAATGATTCGGCAGGGGATCAACGATGCCGGGAAGAAGATGGATCAGGTTGACGGCACCGTGATCCTCACCGATGTTCTCGGCGGCACCGGATTTAACGTGTCCTGGGAACTCATGAGTCACGATGCCGGGGCCGTCATTGCCGGCGTCAATCTGCCCATGGTGCTCAAGGCGGCGGAAATCAAAACAACGGATCCCGTTGCCGCCGCGGCGGAGCTGGTGGACCGTTCATGCCGGGCCATCGTCTGCCGTTCATCTGCACGCTGAACACGGACAACGGTTCAACGGAAGAAGGCGGTGTTTTCTCAGCATGCTACTTCAGCTTGAACTTTTTGTTGGACGAAGCCGCTACGCGGCAGACGAGTCACGAGCGAGCTTGTTTATCCATCATTAACATGTTGTAATCTCACGGCATACGGTAATAAGTAGAGAGTGGCGGAGCAAAGGCGAGGCCGCCGCATCAACTATTACCAAGGAGGTTACAATGAACACCACCATGCCACAAGATTCCCTCTTCAACAAGCAGTATCAGAAACACCTGAAATGCCTCAAACTGGGCGGTCTGCAGCCCAAGACCATCGACGCCTACGCCAGGGCGATCCGGCGTAT includes:
- a CDS encoding YeeE/YedE family protein, yielding MKEGKAWNPYLGGALTGMLGVLSVLITGKFLGASTTFARSAAMVEQIFAPEHVAALDYFQKVSPKIDWQWMFVAGIMIGAFFSAITSNSFRIQNPPDMWVSRFGNSQGKRALFAFVGGAIAIFGARLADGCPSGHGLSGVMQLSISGFIALACFFIGGVPIAYLLYRGGDR